Within Populus trichocarpa isolate Nisqually-1 chromosome 6, P.trichocarpa_v4.1, whole genome shotgun sequence, the genomic segment AAGAAGCCATAAATCTCAGCAGAAAAATCAGCCAATTCTGACTCACTTTTCTTCATCCCATCACTTCCTCCTGCTTTCTGCTCCTCCATTTCGTTGATTAGCTTCAACTCCTGCAGCTACTAATAATGATGATTATTATgattagagaaattaaaaagagtGAGGGAAGTGATCAGGGGAGTACATGGGAGTTATTTATAGAGAGCTAGAGATCTTGGAATGAGCAAAGTACAGGTCTTTGCTTGGGAGTTTGGAGTAGTGGAAGGAAGCAACAGTGGTGCCAAAGTGAAAAAGTTTTGACCTTTATTGATAATTACGGATATGTCCTTGCTTTATTTGCTTATTTACCTTCCCGAATCCATTGTTTAAACGCATGTTGGTCACTGTGGACCGACATTAAGAGTTAACTTTCTTCCTGCATCACTTCTGTTGAtagaaattagggttcttaagttttagaattataattttaaatgttaaaaaataagtacAGAAAATTATggtattttctgaaaaattcataattcattaacaatgaaaaaaaataacaaaataaaactccaACCGTGTTTATAAAGAGGTAAAAggtaattaaaaactaaaattaattagaaaaataattaaaaaaaaatcttttaagtttaatttgaaaGTCTTCTTAGGCATCGGTTGCTTGTAAAGTCtcctaattaaatttaagtttaatctaatgataaaacttaaaattatggTTGTTAATATTGGATTACTTGTTTGACGTGTTCCGGACTTCTTCGCCATCATTTCCTTGTAATTACGATGTATAAACAACCACGATATTATTCCAATCACAGGATTCTTTAACTAATCCGCAGGTTAAGCAGATTACGATTCTTTGTTTGAATATAAGCATGAAGGCGACTTGACCAAACCCTCGTCCTCCATGCCAGGGGATAACTGTGCTTGAGCGGATGGTGTTGTAGTAAATAAAACTCACGTCTAAGGTTTATTATGAAGAAGTCAAGGACAAAGCGATGGAAGGTTGATTTGGACTGCCACCGTCCTGATGACAAAGTTGCTGATAAAATGCTTTATATAATTGTACGTCGTGCTCAAACCAGGGAAGATCCACTTAATTATCacaagtgttttttgttttttgaaaaaagtaatGCTAACACTAATCATATTATTGCTTTTTGCTAACTTTGCCTGCTTTTGGAATGGTTAATACCTAACTTTTACACAGCGAATTATCAAGCAGACCCCACGTTGCAGCCACAATCAGAATCAAAAGTTCCTTCTTTCTTTAACTTTCCTTTGCACGGAAAACCCATCTAGTGGAGTTTCTTCACTGTTAAGGCACCATagattatagttttttcatggttagaaaatttccaaaacaaaacacagcTTCTACCGGCAAACCCACCTCGTATTGTTTATTTCGTAAAGTAGGAAAAGATTTTGTGGTTACTTGCACTCCAGTTGTTGAATGTTCCAGGCGAAGAGAATGGACTGCCAAATACATATAACCAGCTGGACAGTCATGTAGTGATATTGTTTTGTATAAAGCCCAAATCCAGAGGGTTCAGGTCAGAGGATTTGGATAGGCTAGGTAACACATACCTTAATGGGTCTTAGTGTCAAATCTTGCTATCTGCCTAAAAGGGTTCACAAGGACTCAAAGATGTGAACAGACAAATATCTTGTTGGGCCATTAAAGGATTCTAAAACCTCCAGTATCAGGATTTTGATCGAGAATATGGTCAGCATACCAATTGTAACATCAGTCAACCGTTAACTAGCAAAGGAATTCAGGAACATGAGTTTGGAACCAAAACACTGTCAAGTGTCTACAggcttttttttaacaaaaggaCTGGAAATGGAAATCAACATGCAGCACTCAAGCAATGCAAATCTCTTCAGTGCACAATCTTGGAAGATTTGACAAAAAGGCTGTCCACAACCTTGCCAATGCTGGAGATGGTTTTCAGAGCTGCAGGGAGGAGAGCATCCTTCTTGGGTTCATCAAATATTATGATATGTCCAGCACCTTGGTCCAGTATCCCAACAAACTTCCTGTCCAGAATCATTTGTGCCAGCTTTTTCTCCACAAAGTCAACAGGCAAATCAATCAGCCCAGCAATGTGTGGAATCTCGACCCTTGAGAAAGGCTCAATATATCTACACAGGTTTAGTTCCACAAGAGCTTCATAACGGGATGAGAGATGATTGTAGATAGTTGGGTCTGTCTCCAGCTGATACCTGTAATCCCGCAGCACCTTTTCAAAGGACCTCAAAGATCGGTTGGAATGAGCATCGGCGACTGCTTTCATGACATTCAGTTCTGGCCCAAAATATTTAAGGCCTGCCTTAGAAGAAATCAGCCCAGCAACATCTTTAGATTGGTTCGTCATGATCTTGCACAATAGCATGTATTTAAGACTGAAAATTGCTCTTGGGTCTTCAACAGCTTTGAATGCCTCAAATGCTTCAAAGAAATAGCTATAAGCTGTTGTATACTCCTTGTCCTCAGCAAAGAGAATCCCACTATGCAAATCAATGGCACCTTGTTGAGTTGGTGGCATATAGACAGCATTCGCAGCTTTCTTAGCAGCTGTGAGAGCAGTTCTCGCCTTGTGACGGTCCTTCAACAAATAGTGTAGCTTACTCTCAAGCAAGAGTATTTCCACAAGAAGTCGCTTGTGATCCACTCCCTTTACCTCTTTTACCAAGTTGGTAAGCAGGGCCAGTGCCTCCGAATACTCCTTAGTTTCCACTAAAAGAGCTGCAAGCCTTGTCTCAACTCGCTGCCTCAGGAGAGCACGCTTTTCGGCACGAGCCCACAGCACTAGTTCTTTGCAAAGAGCAATTTGGACATCAGATGTTCCAGGTATTTTGGAAACAGAGTCGATTATTCCCCTGACGATTTTGGCAGTTTTAGCCTTTGGGATCACGGCAAAGAAAGGCATCAACTGAGAGAGAAGAGCGTGAAGATCCTCAGCCATGTTATGTTGTGTGAAAAGGTCCGATAGAATGGTAATGGCCTGTTCCTTTATGCGAATTGCATCCGGAGAAGAAGAAGGGTTTTCAAGTATTTTGTGTAGGATGGAAATGGCCTCAAATGGGTCCTCAGCTTTTGAAGCCAGAGCAATTGAGTCTGTTGTCGCTGGAAGATATGATGCAGTCATAGCTGCAGCTGCAAGACAATTATCACCAGATTGTTTGAACATTGTTGTGAAataattagtgaaaaatataCAGGAAAATCATAACATGactatcaaattaatatttgctCCTTGATGACCAAATGAGCTTATACTGCCATAAAACTGGATGATACACCTTGGAGATTCTATTGCATAGGTTATTCATTAAAGAACTAATGACTAAAAACCTCGTTTCAGCTACTCAAGCATACTAAAATCTCTCATTCTTTAGGGTATTcttaaacatgaaattaataGAAAGGAAATGTGCAAAGCTACCATATGTGAAGTATTAAAAATCTTCAAAGTCATGTTACCTTGTTGAAAAACATGAAACCCTAAGTAAAGTTCAAAGCACGGCCCCCATCAATGCAAGCACCAAGAATCTAGAAAATTGAGCTTCAATGAAGAAGTGCATAAATGACCCATTGAAGAAACGCAAGTAAATTAATTACTCCAAGAAGTGTAAAAACCCATTTTACCAAAAACGAAATCTTGAATTTCTAGCATGCATG encodes:
- the LOC18100784 gene encoding 26S proteasome non-ATPase regulatory subunit 11 homolog; translated protein: MLHCPPFSIADCLSLPLCPITPSLLLLQAAAMTASYLPATTDSIALASKAEDPFEAISILHKILENPSSSPDAIRIKEQAITILSDLFTQHNMAEDLHALLSQLMPFFAVIPKAKTAKIVRGIIDSVSKIPGTSDVQIALCKELVLWARAEKRALLRQRVETRLAALLVETKEYSEALALLTNLVKEVKGVDHKRLLVEILLLESKLHYLLKDRHKARTALTAAKKAANAVYMPPTQQGAIDLHSGILFAEDKEYTTAYSYFFEAFEAFKAVEDPRAIFSLKYMLLCKIMTNQSKDVAGLISSKAGLKYFGPELNVMKAVADAHSNRSLRSFEKVLRDYRYQLETDPTIYNHLSSRYEALVELNLCRYIEPFSRVEIPHIAGLIDLPVDFVEKKLAQMILDRKFVGILDQGAGHIIIFDEPKKDALLPAALKTISSIGKVVDSLFVKSSKIVH